A stretch of Carya illinoinensis cultivar Pawnee chromosome 14, C.illinoinensisPawnee_v1, whole genome shotgun sequence DNA encodes these proteins:
- the LOC122293341 gene encoding recQ-mediated genome instability protein 2 isoform X2, translating into MDYRLAALKLLCAQLKDAKEVASQNAMSLGNILFQRAWLQGVLVSASDENDHVGAPLLLDDGTGVVQLALSSADFRLRPWKTGMYVMVVGGYMARAAEPPTIKVHKIVDLSQFPDREAMWYLEVMEAYKLFYRPLIEELE; encoded by the exons ATGGACTACAGGCTAGCAGCGCTGAAGCTGCTGTGCGCTCAGCTGAAAGACGCCAAGGAAGTGGCGTCCCAGAACGCCATGTCTCTCGGCAACATACTCTTCCAACGCGCCTGGTTACAG GGCGTTCTGGTCTCGGCCTCAGACGAAAATGACCACGTAGGGGCCCCGTTACTTCTCGACGACGGCACCGGCGTCGTCCAGCTCGCACTCTCCTCCGCAGACTTCCGTCTCCGCCCTTGGAAGACCG GGATGTATGTAATGGTTGTTGGAGGATATATGGCGCGTGCAGCTGAGCCCCCAACTATCAAG GTGCACAAGATTGTTGATCTTTCACAGTTCCCGGATCGAGAGGCAATGTGGTATCTTGAAGTTATGGAGGCATATAAACTCTTCTATAGGCCCTTaattgaagaacttgaatga
- the LOC122293341 gene encoding recQ-mediated genome instability protein 2 isoform X1 encodes MDYRLAALKLLCAQLKDAKEVASQNAMSLGNILFQRAWLQTQKSTTSVSQGVLVSASDENDHVGAPLLLDDGTGVVQLALSSADFRLRPWKTGMYVMVVGGYMARAAEPPTIKVHKIVDLSQFPDREAMWYLEVMEAYKLFYRPLIEELE; translated from the exons ATGGACTACAGGCTAGCAGCGCTGAAGCTGCTGTGCGCTCAGCTGAAAGACGCCAAGGAAGTGGCGTCCCAGAACGCCATGTCTCTCGGCAACATACTCTTCCAACGCGCCTGGTTACAG ACCCAAAAATCAACAACATCCGTGTCTCAGGGCGTTCTGGTCTCGGCCTCAGACGAAAATGACCACGTAGGGGCCCCGTTACTTCTCGACGACGGCACCGGCGTCGTCCAGCTCGCACTCTCCTCCGCAGACTTCCGTCTCCGCCCTTGGAAGACCG GGATGTATGTAATGGTTGTTGGAGGATATATGGCGCGTGCAGCTGAGCCCCCAACTATCAAG GTGCACAAGATTGTTGATCTTTCACAGTTCCCGGATCGAGAGGCAATGTGGTATCTTGAAGTTATGGAGGCATATAAACTCTTCTATAGGCCCTTaattgaagaacttgaatga